A segment of the Catenuloplanes nepalensis genome:
GGCACGCTAATCCCTAGTAGCCAGGGGTTCGCAAGAGCCATCCGGGTGAGCCGCGACCAAAAAGTCCTCTTTCGGGGCACCAAGTCCGAAAAAAATTTGTCGCGACAGCGAGACTACCCGGCGGTTTCGTCGGTTGAGCATCGGGGGTGGACTCATTTGATCATCGAGGTGGACGACGGGCAAAGCTTCTCCGGCGTGTCCGCACGAACCTTCCCAAAAGAGGGCAATTCGGCAGGCAGACTCCACCTCGGCGTACGCGCCGGACATGGAAACGGCCGCAGCTGGGTACGAGTCCGCGAGGACCGCGACCCACGGCGGCGGTCGCATGAAGCGCCGGCGCCGATAGGTCGCCGCGCCGGGAACCACCGGGGCGCGGCAAAGCCGGTCACCGAACTAGGAGGGGCACGTGGCCACCAAGACCCAGTCGTATAACGGGTACTGCGTGAAGTGCAAGGAGAAGCGCGACTTCGAGGGCTCCGTGGAGGTGTCCAAGACGGGGATGAACATGGCCAAGGGCAAGTGCCCGGTCTGCGGTACGACGATGAACCGCATCCTCGGCAAGGCCAACAAGGCCTGACGCGGCACGCTTCGGCAGGGGCGGCTCCGGCCGCCCCTCAGCTTTCCCGTGCCGGACCGTTACCGCAACGACTCAAACACGTTGAGTAATAACGAGGGCCTGTGGATAACCAGCCAGGTCCTGTGGATAACACGGTGCACAGCCGTGCGGGCCTGTGGATAACCCCGGGCCCGTTCCACGAAGCGTGACACTGTGTCACCCATGACCGCGTCCCCGCCGTACCGGCCGATGCTGATCCCCGGCCTGAGCCGGGTCTGGCGGGACGAGGACACGCTCCAGCTCGGCACCGGCACCCGCCGCGGCATCGTGCTGTCCCCGGCCGCCGGCACCGCCGGTGAGCTGCTCGACCTGGTCGACGGCACCCGGTCGGAGAGCACCATCCTCCGGCACGCGCGCCGGCTCGGCCTCGCCGAGGAGGAGGCGCGGGCGCTGCTCACCGCGCTGCACGAGGCCGGCCTGCTGCTCGGCGCGCACCACTTCCTGCCCGCCCTGCTGACCGGCGAGGCCCGCACGCGGCTGTCCGGCGAGGCCGCCTCCATCGCTCTGGGTGACGCCGGGTCTGTGGACAACCCGGCCCGGGTGCTGCGCCGTAGGTACACGTCCGGCGTCGCCATCACCGGTCCGGGGCCGGCCGCCGGGCCGATCGCGGTCGCGCTCGCGCAGGCCGGCATCGGCCGCATCCACGCCGACCTGACCGGTCCGGTGCTGCCGACCGACCGGGCCGGCGGCGCGGTGATCGAGGACGACGGGCGGGCCCGCGCGGTGCGGGCCGCGATCGCGCGCGTCGCGCCGGACGTGCGGACCGGGCCGCTGCCCCGGGGCCACACCGCGCTGGTGATCCAGCTCGGCATGGACCGTCCCGCGCCGGTGCTCGCGGCCGGGTTCGCGCAGCGCCGCCAGGCACACCTGCTGGTCGGCGCGCGGGACGGCACGATGGTGGTCGGCCCGCTGGTGCCGGCCGCGGGCGTGCCCTGCCTGCGCTGCCTCGACCTGCACCGGCGCGACCGCGACCCGGCCTGGCCGGCGCTCGCCGCGCAGCTGATGCCCCGTCCGGGTGACGAGCCGCCGGCCGGTGGGGCCGCCACCGTGCTGGCCGCGGCGGCGTACGCGGTGGAGCAGGTGCTGGCCCACCTGGACGGTGGGGCGCCGGAGACGATCGGCGCCGCGACGGAGATCGACGGGCCGTCCCGGATGCGTCGCCGGCGCTGGGCGCAGCACCCGTCGTGCGACTGCGGGCGACGGCACCGCCGATCTCCTTCGCCCCAGCCCGGCACCGTCACGGATTGAGGGTTCTTCAGCGCGGTGGAGACCCGCACGGTGACGCGTCAGTGGGGTTCGGCGCTGAAGAACCCTCAATACCCAGGCACAATGATCTGGTGACCGATATCCCCCGACGGGCGGCCGCCCGCACTGCCAAGCTCGCCAGCCTTCCGCTCGGCTTCGCCGGCCGGACGGTGCTGGGGCTGGGGAAGCGCGTCACCGGCATGGCCTCCGACGTCATCTCCGCCGAGATCCAGCAGCGCACCGCCGAGCAGCTGTTCAGCGTGCTCGGGCAGCTCAAGGGCGGTGCGATGAAGTTCGGGCAAGCGCTGTCGGTGTTCGAGGCCGCGCTGCCGGACGAGCTCGCCGGGCCGTACCGGCAGGCGCTGACCAAGCTGCAGGAGGCCGCTCCCCCGCTGCCGGCCGCCAGCGTGCACAAGGTGCTCGCGGCCGAGCTGGGCGAGGACTGGCGGACCCACTTCGCCGAGTTCGACGACGTGCCGGCCGCCGCGGCCAGCATCGGGCAGGTGCACCGCGCGGTGTGGCGTTCGCCACCTCCGGGCCGGGGCCGCAAGCGGGTGCCGGACCGCACGGTCGCCGTGAAGATCCAATATCCGGGCGCCGGCGACGCGCTGCTCTCCGACCTGAAGCAGCTGTCCCGGCTGGCCGGGATGTTCCGGGCGATCCAGCCCGGCATCGACGTGAAGCCGCTGATCGCCGAGCTGCGCGAGCGGATCACCGAGGAGCTGGACTACGAACTGGAGGCGGAGACCCAAAGAGCCTTCCACCGGGGGTACGCGGGGGATCCCGGCATCTACGTCCCCGAGGTCTTTCGGGCCACGCCGCACCTGCTGGTCACCGAGTGGATCGACGGCACCCCGCTGTCCACGGTCATCGCCGAGGGCACGCAGGAGGAGCGCGACGAGGCCGGCCGGCTGATGGCCGTGCTGCATTTCTCCGCGCCGCGGCGCTGCGGGCTGCTGCACGCCGACCCGCACCCGGGCAACTTCCGGATCCTGCCGGACGGCCGGCTCGGCGTGATCGACTTCGGCGCGGTGGCCCGGCTCCCCGACGGCCTGCCCGAGCCGGTCGGCCGGCTGCTCGCGCTCGCACTCGCGCACGACGCGGACGGCGTGCTGGCCGGGCTGGTCGAGGAGGGTTTCGTCAAGCCGGACGACGACCACCTGGACGCGCCCGGGCTGCTCGACTTCCTGCTGCCCATGCTGGCGCCGGTGGTCGAGGAGGAGTTCCAGTTCACCCGTGCCTGGCTGCGCGGGGAGGCGCTCCGGCTGGGCAGCCCCAAGAGCCCGGCGTACCAGCTCAGCCGGCACCTCAACCTGCCACCGTCGTACCTGCTGCTGCACCGGGTGACGATGGGCTCGATCGGCGTGCTGTCCCAGCTGGAGGCGCGGGCGCGCTACCGGGAGATCGTCTCCGAGTGGCTGCCGGGCTTCTCCACGCCCTGATCGGTGTGCCGGACCACCGCGGAACCGGTGCCCGCGGGAGCACTGGGAAGGTGCCCACGCCGGAAGCGGGAAGATCGGCTCTGGATTCTCGATTGTGAATCGGCACCGCGCCACAACGGGCGAAGCCCCCGGCCTGGACCGGGGGCTTCGGCGAATACCGACGGATTATCCGCGCAGTTCGCGGGCGGCCCGCTGGCGGGCCTCCATCGCGACGCGACGTGCGGATCGAGGTGCCTCAGCGCTCCGGGTGGCGGACTGAGGCTGCCGCATTCGTACCCTCGACAGCGCTTCGTGAAGTAGTTGCATCTTGCCGGCTCCGTTCAGGGAAGCAGTGATTCCGGGATTCATCTCGAGTTGCAGTGCCGGCACGTGACCGGCGTCGACGCTGATCGGGTGCATGTCAGGCCGCCAGCCGGACGTTGCTGCGGGTCTCGGCCAGCTCGCTGGCCGCCATCCGCGCCTCGACCTCGGTGCGCAGCTCGGCGTCGCGCGCGGCGTCCTCCTTGCGCGGACGGCCACGGGGCCGCTTGCGCGGAACGACCGCGCCGCGCTCGAAGATCTCGCCACCCCAGACGCCCCACGGCTCCGCACGGTCCACCGCGCCGCTCAGGCACGCGGCCCGGAGCGGGCAGTCGCCGCAGAGCGACTTCGCCAGCTCGAGTTCGGCGGGAACGTCCGAGAACCACAGGTCGGGGTCGAACTTCCGGCAGGGCAGGTTTGCCTCCAGCTCGACGTTCGTGTCGAGCACGGCAAGGGCCAGACTCATCGCCCGGTCACCTCTCTCTCGCTTCGATCTCGTAGATCGCTTTCCGACTTCGATCGGGGTCGGAGTCGTTTCCGAACCCGGTGTGCGGGCTTCGAAAATGACGAAGGCCGCGGATCCCGGTAGCGGGTTCCGCGGCCTCGAGGTGAGCCGGTTGGTCTGATGAAGTCAGACCGGCCTTCCTCGAGGTGGAACACCGCGGGCACCGCCGAAGGCTCGCTTCGCCATGCCCTTGTTGCCCGTGATCCCGTTGCCCTCAGAGCCGTTGCGGCCCT
Coding sequences within it:
- a CDS encoding DUF5679 domain-containing protein is translated as MATKTQSYNGYCVKCKEKRDFEGSVEVSKTGMNMAKGKCPVCGTTMNRILGKANKA
- a CDS encoding ABC1 kinase family protein, translated to MTDIPRRAAARTAKLASLPLGFAGRTVLGLGKRVTGMASDVISAEIQQRTAEQLFSVLGQLKGGAMKFGQALSVFEAALPDELAGPYRQALTKLQEAAPPLPAASVHKVLAAELGEDWRTHFAEFDDVPAAAASIGQVHRAVWRSPPPGRGRKRVPDRTVAVKIQYPGAGDALLSDLKQLSRLAGMFRAIQPGIDVKPLIAELRERITEELDYELEAETQRAFHRGYAGDPGIYVPEVFRATPHLLVTEWIDGTPLSTVIAEGTQEERDEAGRLMAVLHFSAPRRCGLLHADPHPGNFRILPDGRLGVIDFGAVARLPDGLPEPVGRLLALALAHDADGVLAGLVEEGFVKPDDDHLDAPGLLDFLLPMLAPVVEEEFQFTRAWLRGEALRLGSPKSPAYQLSRHLNLPPSYLLLHRVTMGSIGVLSQLEARARYREIVSEWLPGFSTP
- a CDS encoding WhiB family transcriptional regulator; this encodes MSLALAVLDTNVELEANLPCRKFDPDLWFSDVPAELELAKSLCGDCPLRAACLSGAVDRAEPWGVWGGEIFERGAVVPRKRPRGRPRKEDAARDAELRTEVEARMAASELAETRSNVRLAA